One Carassius auratus strain Wakin chromosome 39, ASM336829v1, whole genome shotgun sequence genomic window, AGGAACGTGATGTCTTTGGTTAACTTTACTGTTGCATGTACAGATATCACACACAACCCTCCTGTAACTGAGTCAGgtttatttctatagcgctttataatttactgattcctgtttattactgtgaaactATCATTTCGACTTCCTTTATGAAACAACCCTACAGAATACAGTTTTCTTATCGGGTTaagtattcatttttttctgagaaatttTTCAAGAGGTTGAAATAAAATCACATCTTTACTCACACAGATCATCTGAAGGAACAAACATGTTCATAATTTGtttatgcttatttttatttttttatatgtacctgttgtttttcagtgtaaaagtgatttattggccattaaaaaaataactggaTGATACTTCAAAAAAGAGTAATATGTAGCGCTCCGTGGCTGCTGTATGAGACGAGAGCATTAACCCTTGACCTCCCTGTAAGACACTCCACAGCTCTAACTACTTCTGGAAATTAGAATTTTAAGATAAACTTCcaaattattcattaaaacatGATATCTGTTAACTATTTCCCAGGTGAATGTAATTCAGAAACGATGCTTTTTAATAAAGTGGTTCAGTAAGTTCAAAACAgaagtctttattttaataatagttgAAAAGAGATTCTTGCACGATCTGCTCATGCATGCATCCTAGAGCTTTATGACCCTATTTTAATAGTTTACACCAAAcccaggctgtgtgtgtgtgggttattAATGCTCACGCTGCAGAACTTTAAACGCTAACAGATGTGACGCTCAAACTAACGAGGCTCAAACCTGCAGCTTTAAGTGCGCGAGCGGAGACGCTCCCAGCAGGAGGTGCGTTCACAAGCATCTGTTTCCTGTAGCCTCAGGATTCAGGACAGACTCACAGGGTGAAAACTACTCCATATTTTATTCAACTTTCTTAACATCAATCATAATGAATCACAATGAATTCAGAAGCTCTATGCGCTGTCTGGCGTCTCTGCCGCGGGGTACTGGTGTCGGAGCGGGTCGTAGAGCTCAGAGCCGTAGTTGTAGGGATAAAGGTGGCCGTAATACGGTTGTGGATATTTCTTACTGACGCCCCCCAGCGGCTCCGGCGTGTCCTCGTCTGTCTCGGGCGGCGGCGGGGGGGCTTTACCCTTCATGGGCCGCGGCGGCCGGTCGATCAGGCAGTCAGGGTCCCAGTAAGGGTCGCAGTCGTACTCCATTCCCTTGAAGACGATGGGGGCCGGTGGAGGGGGCGGGGCCGGATCGTATTTCTTGGAGGGGGCGGGAGAGGGGGTGGGGCCTTCCAGCTTGCAGGTGGGGTGATAGCGCGGGTCACACAGCACCGGCACGGCTCCGCTCGGCATGTACACGATGTGTGGCTTGCACTGGGGGTCTTTACTGTTGCACAGATAGATAACATCAGCCTGAGTGATGGGCGGAGTCACGGGGGCTTTGACTGCAGCTGGGGGCGGGGCTGGGGGCGGAGCTGGCTTGCAGCTCTTGTCTTTGGCAGGGTCACATTTGGGAAGCGGAGGCAGGTGAGGAACCCCTAGTTTGCTCTGGTAGTACGAGGCGTTGGGGCCGTAGACCTGCTCCAGGTGTCTCATCTGCTGGTACAGCATGCGGATCCTGTCGACCTCGTACAGCTGCGGGAGGACAAGAGCAGAGCAGAGTCACATACACCAGATAAAGGCAGTGAGGGTCTGTGAAGGTTTGTGAGGATATGTGAGGATCTGTAAGGATCTGTGAAGATCTGTGAGGATCTGTGAAGGTTTGTGAGGATATGTGAGGATCTGTGAGGGTCTGTGAAGATCTGTGAGGATCTGTGAAGGACTGTGAGGATCTGTGAAGGTCTTAGGATCTGTGAGGATCTGTGAGGTTCTGTGAAGATCTGTGAGGATCTGTGAGGGTATGTGAGGATCTGCTATCACTTACGCCCTCCGTGTGTCCGATGCTGCTGTAGTATCTGTAATACGCCTGGAAGTCTGGACTTTGCCTGTGCCAGCGAGGATCGGCGCTGCGTCTCGGGCGAGAGCTGGACAGGAATTCATTCGCCTTGTTGGAGTCGATACTGACTGAAGCACCatctaagacacacacacacacacacacacacacacacacacacacacacacacacacacaagctctgagagatGAAAGCCAGGGGAATTTTCTTCATTTCAAGACATAAACTAATATTAGATCTTTTCAGTGAGTACGGAGATGTTCACCTTCCTGTTTGAGGATATTCAACAGGGATTTTGCCTCAAGCATACcttaagtaaaaaacaaaaacattttgtagcacaatgtatatataataaagatgACACATTTTACAAAGTTTACACAATTGCTTATACTGCTAAGAAATACACAGCACATGAAGGTGAATGAAAGCTCACATGGCAGCAGCAGAAGGAACAACAGTCTCACTGCAGACatcatgacctctgacctgcagACATATACTGAATCTGAACATACCATACCACAGAACAAGACAAACAGTCATGAAGGCTACTAAACCCCTCTCTAAGTGTTCCTGAAGCAGAGTAAGCATTAAAAGTGACAGAGTTTCACTCACCTCTCCAGTGATGCCTCTCCGTCGCTGAGCGCGCACAGGTCATCTTATACTCGTGCTCCGCCGCTCTTCTGTCAATCACTCGAGTTCAGCCTCACTATTGGTCAGATCCGAGGAAAGCCACGCCCACTGCTGCAGTGGACCACACCGTCGAGAGTTTCAGGTTTGAATCTTCCGTCCTTCATCAGTTCGGTCGCGTGTGAGCGCCTGTCGCCGGATTATTGTCGGTTTagttgaaaacagatgttttcCGCCCCGCTGAATCTTTAAAAGCTGCTAATAAAACTGTTCTGCAGACGCGACACATTCCCGAAACTCCCTTCCCCTATTATCGCTTTTATTTTCATCCTGAGGAAAAGTCTCGAACACGTCTtcacctgctcacacacacacttctgaagagaaaacacacactTCTGAAGAGAAACTCCTGAATCTGATGCTCTCCTTATGTTTATTAAGGTGTGGAGAAGAGAAATGAAAAATTCTGAAGAAATTAAAGCATGGGCTAATGCTGAAAATTTATTAATATCGATGTGTCCATTAAAAAGACTCGTAGAGggaaaattgctcaaaatgttaATATCATAGCAACACacatattaatctttttttacttgtttttatgcAGTCTATGGTTTTAACacagttattattattcaatGGTCAGGAAGGggttagattttttatttcacttagtaTGAAGACTTTATGTTCACTTTCACACCCTGAAGGGgaattatttcaataattaaactATTTCAAAATGGGTCTACTGAGAGAGCCCAAATGTTTTATCCTTACTTCAGGAATTTGTATCCGGTGTTCagggaaaatattaatattagctcCTACAAGCTGTTTTATGGATGGTGACTGTAATATTATTAGTAAAATCTTATTAGTTATtcgttacactactagttactgctGAAAGTAATATTACTGTAGTTACTGCCAGTCACcgtttacaataaggtttaattttcttttctttttttactttagttaatTAGATTTGGTATAAGCTAACCCTGAAAATATTAATTTCgacatttactttattaaaatcaaataacaTCTGTTAGTGACCTGTAATATGTGTAGAGAAGAAGATCTGACATGCACAACACAGCTGAACCATGCATTTTTAAGTACCGTtaaattaatatagattaaaacAATTCGAAAAACTACGTTAATTGGAGAAACTTTGCCAACATTCAACAACGTACAGAATTAATTAAGGACCGCATAAACACGGTTGCTGTGGTTCCCTAATAGTATCACTCATCCAATCAGGCATCACTCTGTTCGGACCTGAACCAATCACCGTTCAGACCACCCGAGACAACAGCCAATCATCTTCCAGAAAACTGGCATCTTCACTTTGACTGGTAACCAGTGAGTGTTTTCGCGCTCAATCGACACACATCAGTATTTTTCACACCGCGTCTGCTAGTGATCAATAACTGGAAATACACCTGATCAATAATTGGAAATCTGCCTGATCGATAACTGGAAATACACCGAAGTTGGCCATTAACTGATTCTGAGGTGAGTTTTTCTTCAGACTGATGATCGAGTTTTAAAAGAAATTTACCCAAACAGGTTCCAATTCTCTGAGGTAAAAGACGGTTTTTCTCGTGTGGATTTAGCATccgatttaatttatattataaataatatgattttatCCTTTTTCCTGGAGTGAAGAAGGTTTTTTGGTCCTAACCATCATGTGTGCGCGGTTTTCTTCAGTTATTTTACGATTGCATTGGTTTAATGCTAGAGCAGTTCTTAGCGCTAAAGTTTATTGACAGAGTTAACGTTTAACTAACGGTTGAGAATGCGGCCAACACAAAACCGAACTAATGTACTTATTAATTCAGGCTAACTATGAAACTTACGACCAGTTATTTCTGTCAACATTCAGCCGATTTTCTCAGCGGCCTTGGATCTGAATTTCTttcccatatttattttttctagtcTATAACGTTAACGTTAAGCGGCTCACAAAAGCGGTTAGGAAAAGTGCGCTTAAATCTCAGACTCTCCCACGTGACCAACTGACAGCTCTCGAGTAAAGAATAACGCATTTTCCTTTTTCCTCATTTATCTTGAATTAATTGCTTACACATGCTCCATACATCAAGTTCAGCTCCTGCATCCAACTCTACATTTACCTTATTCTAGCAAGAATTTTAATTCGAATTAATCTGATTGTGGGTTTTTCCCAACAGAATGTGCAGGGCAGAGGAGTTACACAAATCCAAGGCGAGTGTTTACATGTCGAATTTCTTTTAAACTTCCTTTTTCTTTTGAACGATTCGCGTCATTTTTCGAATCAGAATATGTGCAGAGTTAAGTTTGGTTAACGTTACGTAGTGACGCATTAAGTGACGCACTTAACGTAATTAATCCTAACAGAGCTGGAGATGACGGAGCTTCGGCTGGGAACACACAGTCATCATTGGTAAGAGCTGTGAGAGTTTTTTAGTAGATTATTTATAAAGCGTTTGTgtttaatgacaaaaacaacagtcGATTACTGCCCTTGATATTGGAATCGCGGTATTTTTTCATCGCTATAATGCAGATAAAGAGGGTCTTTTTGAAAAACGCCGATTTTCCAAATTAAGTTTAGCAATTATATTTTGTCGTCTTTCATGAAGACCACATTAGTGACcacattttgttaatataaataactgCTCATGGAAAAATACTTACTTCTAATTAGACTGTAGCTTATAACAtctaattttgtgtaaaaatgtgaCAACATACAAGATTTTAGAAACAATAcaagttttaaacatttataatgccAATAACacaatagtcaagtcaagtcacctttatatagcgatttaaacaaaatacattgcgtcaaagcactgaacaacattcattaggaaaacggtgtgtcaataatgcaaaatgatagttaaaggcagttcatcattgaattcagtgatgtcatctctgttcagtttaaatagtgtctgtgcatttatttgcaatcaagtcaatgatatcgctgtagatgaagtgaccccaactaagcaagccagaggcgacagcggcaaggaaccgaaactccatcggtgacagaatggagaaaaaaaccttgggagaaaccaggctcagttggggtcagttctcctctgaccagacgaaaccagtagttcaattccagactgcagcaaagtcagattgtgcagaagaatcatctgtttcctgtggtcttgttctggtgctcctctgagacaaggtctttacaggggatctgtatctggggctctagttgtcctggtctccgctgtctttcagggcagtagaggtcctttctaggagctgatccaccatctggtctggatacgtactggatccgggtgactgcagtgaccctctgatctggacacagactggatctgtaatttgtttaataagcgtgcagaacaaccacccaataaagcatttcaataatctaaccttgaagtcataaatgcatggattaacatttctgcatttgacattgagagcataggccgtaatttagatatatttttgagatggaaaaatgcagttttacaaatgctagaaacgtgtctttctaaggaaagattgcgatcaagtagcacacctaggttcctaactgatgacgaagaattgacagagcacccatcaagtcttagacagtgttctaggttattacaagcagtttttaggtcctataattaacacctctgtttttttcagaatttagcagtaagaaattactcgtcatccagttttttatatcgactatgaattaagatttaagaaaatatataagaaatatagagctgagtatcatcagcacaaCAGTGATACACACTTGTGTACCAGAGGAAGGGGGTTAAttgaagaaaatatataaatatacaataaatgacTCAGAacatgtaattatttaataaactgtTGTTGTGTTATAAAATTATACCTTTTATTCAAGGAAATTTTTTAATGACTGAAAATTCAAGGTATAGGTTTGTCACCcatacacactcacaaacaaacaaacacacacacaaattgtgaaTGGCTTATATAGAGAAAGTGAGCAAAGAGCGCTGCATTTATCAGTGTTGAATCTGCCGGTCACTTCAGTGCAGatttgtatctgtctgtctgctgatGGATTGATCAATAACTCTGTTGTGTATGTGTTGATCTGCAGAACAGCATGGATGAGTCCGCAGCGTACAGGTAAACTAGTGACCGCACAGATACTAACACGCTAATGATGTCATTGTCCTCCTGAAcacctgtgtgtgtctgtgatgcaGTTCAGAGGATGAGGACGTCTCTCTCACCGGAAGTGACTTTGAGTTCCATCTCACAACCTCTAAGAGAAAACTCAACTCGACTCAGGGAGCTgcagtgagtacacacacacacacacacaaacatacacacacacacacacacacacacacacacaaacatacacacacacttatactcacacacacacttacactcactctccctctctcacacacacacacacacttacacacacacactctcacacacagacacgctcacacacacacacacacacttacacagcgacacacacttacactcacacacactcactctcacacacacacacacacacatgcacgcacgcgcacacacacactcactctcacacacaaacacactcattctcacacacacacacacacacacacacacactcattctcactcactcacacacatacacacacacacacagtcacaatctcacacacacacacacacacacacacaaacatacacacacacacacacacacacacacacacacaaacatacacacacacttatactcacacacacacttacactcactctccctctctcacacacacacacacacttacacacacacactctcacacacagacacgctcacacacacacacacacacttacacagcgacacacacttacactcacacacactcactctcacacacacacacacatgcacgcacgcgcacacacacactcactctcacacacaaacacactcattctcacacacacacacacacacacacacacactcattctcactcactcacacacatacacacacacacacacacacactctcacacacacagtcacaatctcacacacacacacacacacagtacaaatGTGTGTTTTAACCGTTTCTCCTTTCCTTTGGAGTCTCCTAAGAGGGTTCGTCATCTGTCAGTCAGCGGCTCCAGCCAATCACAGACACCGGAGGAGTCTCGGGGCCTCGGGTCCCACGGTGCTCAGACGGAGGGGCGCATCACTGCCTGTCATCTGTATGAAGCGGTGCGGTCCGGCCGCAGTGCACTGCTGGTGAGAGACCACCGATGCTGATGATCGGGGGGGATTTCATATGCTCAGTCCTCTGATTGGCTCTCTCTTAGACGGTGATAGATGATTGGCTGGAGGAGTACAGAAGAGATCGAGAGGCGGGGATTCTGGAGCTCATCAACTTTGTGGTTCAGTGCAGTGGCTGTAAAGGTGACACAGATCAGACACAGACCTAAAGATATCATGTGTGTTTCTGAAACAAATGAGTTGTGTTGTGTTTCAGGTGTCGTCACCAGAGAGATGTTCAGCCGCCTGCAGAACGCTGATATAATTAGTCACCTGACTACAGAGTTTAACGAGGTCAGGGGAGTCAACACATCACATTTCTGTTTTTGACCCCAGTCGTATAGCTTTCCCTGTAAAGGTGCGCTCACATTTCCTGCTGCTCTAGAACATTAGGAGCAGAGTTACTGAACAGGGCAATGGCTTGAGTGTAGATGGGAGTGAAAAGATCTGCATTTCTAAGTCATTTCAAAGGAAATCAATGAGGGATTTCACATGATGGATGTTGGGATTGAGTTTGGttgaaattaaaagtttttttatgttAGCTGTTTGATAACTTCGTGAAGCCAAGGGctaattacattacatatattaCAAGATCTGTCTGCGATAAAACAAATGAGCATTCTGATACATCGCCCCCCTAAACTTCTCTCTACCTCCTCTTCTTCTGAATCAGTTCTGGTTCAAACAAATATATCTTAATTCAACCGATTTTTCCGCTTGCCATTGTATcgtgtttataaaaaatatctctttgggtttgagtctTTAATCTTTGTGACTTTATGGATCTTCTGTATGCAGGAACCGCTTTTAACAGATTGCATCATGTGTGTGGAAGCATATGGGCAGCAATGTTCAATTTGGAATGTATTATGTAAAATGACGATGCATTTTgcatttggtgcaaaatgaaaatgaaaattaaattacatcattttcatcttattttaacgctttataagttgcaaaatgaaaatgattagatatgtataaGATGTTCAAGCAAAACcgtggcaaaattatcattcaaatgctatttttcttaattgcattaacactcacagtcaagacacttacgattgcattttcattcagtgtccCACAATGAttgtagcaaaattcaaagtgcacactgaaaatgcattccgagccgatcacgtctcTGCCCCCTCGCACCATGTCAATCActcgtgaacaaggcggggcttacagaaggtcaggaGACTCAAGACtaaagaggattcaagtgagagaacatggtcaagacagttggtccgtgtacaTCTTGATCATTTCAGATTATGGCTTCgctatttcattcgcacttgtgggcggagctgaaacgctgctttcatctgattggtcaaatcgcttcaccttcagctcggtcttttcattctttcagacagaataagagtcagtgcgagtgaagcactgtaatgtctgaaaccaccgctcactgttcaTTAGCATAAGATTtaaatcagatgtagctgggcacataattcgtgctgctgcggggaaaaaaaggaaagaaaaaaaagaaaaggatttatattagggctgtgcgatatggacaaaaaaatatatatcacgtTTTGTTAATCAATTTTGCGATTTTGATTTTAATCAGGATTTTGACACAcccagacatgctttacagtcataaatgcattcagtataaatttgaaacatatttccaaaagaaaaccaatgagagctttatcaaaaagttgtaacgtctctaaaacagacataagtcaaaataatcacttagTAAAGATGTCACACAAAATGTCACACAAAACAAATGTGTTCAGGGATTTGTATtgttttgccatgcattggtcattgagCTCACTGTAGCGGAGCCTCAGGTGTTATaagttttgcccaatatatttattgcccatggttcacacatactccgtctgcagcgTGTATACAGTGAGTTATGTGTacgcggttcagaagcagcaacgagagcGCGTTACTGTAACACATTAAAATCATGCACGAACGAATCTATCACTCACACGCAGActtcctttgctctgttaacaGACACGCGTGCTCAGATCAGAGACTGTATAAGACTCAGATACACACTCCCttacaacgtgtctcctctcgctcaacctgtgtcctgtgcactcacaactctatCTGTGCTCACGCGCAAGACATTCAATCTCTTCActcctttctatttataaccttttctgttctcatctttttactgcgtgcagtgtgaacgttctgatccgttaacatggacTCGAAAGAAAGAGGCTACACATCACAGACAGAGAGTGTGAACCTGGAGCATATGCCCAATCGCCTCAATCAAATcacaattttatttcaattaattgcccagccctaatttacatataaatatataggaTTTATTTCTTGTTTATATTGATTAACCTGGAGCTGGCAGGTGATTGGACTGCTGTTGTTCTGAGCTGTttctggagacacacacacacacacacacacactcctctgtgTTTCTGCAGGACTCTGTCAGTTATCCGCTGGTGTCGGTCGGCTCTCAGTGGAGGCACTTTCGTGaaggtgtgtgtgagtttgtgtctctgctggttcgtgGCTGTCGTAACAGTCTGCTGTACGATGATTTCCTCTTCTCGTCGTTCATCGCTCTGCTCACGGGTCTGGCCGACTCTCAGGTCCGAGCCTTCAGACACACCAGCACGCTCATCAGTGAGTCTCAGTCCGGCAGCGCACGAGGAGATGCTCCGTTAGTCAGTTACACTGGTTTAAAGTGTACcgtcctctgtgtgtgtgcgcagccaTGCGGCTGATGTCGTCCATAGTGTCCGTCGCTGCGGAGGTGACCGCTCAAGCGCTGATGACCCGGAGACGCTGTGAGCTGGAGAAGAACAAGCCAGTTGAACACAGAGCCATAGACCGAATAGAAGAACTGGAGAGCTCTTACAGAgaggttaaacacacacacacacacacacacactcttgtctGATAATGTCAGTGCCGTCGAATCAATATCACTGAATATTAAGTGTCTTTTTAAACCCCTTTGGTTAGACACAGGGCTTTAtgtgaatatactgtatgtatgctgATAAAGTTGAATCAATTTGTtttataatagttaattaaagTGTAAGACTGTAAAGgtttagattttttacattttggtgtAGTGCCAAACTGAATTACTTTTATCTGCTGTGTGTCACTGCCATCACGAAGCAGTtcatcatctgtgtgtgttttgcttcCTTGATTGTTATtttgctgtttattactgtgaagctgctttgaatctGTATCATGTAAAGCGCTGTAGAAATAAATATGACGTGACTCAaggcttagtgtgtgtgtgtgtgtgtggcagctgCTGGAGCATCAGGAGGACCTGCGCTCTCTAATGAACGGGATCTTTAAGGGTGTTTTCATTCATCGGTATCGGGACAGAGTTCCTGAAATCCGTGCCATCTGCATGGAGGAGATGGGGGTGTGGCTCAGAGAAAACCCCGCCTCTTTCTTCAATGACGAGCACCTCAAATACGTGGGCTGGATGCTGCACGACAAGGTGTGATTAGCCTAAAAACACTCCGTGCTGCTCTGATGATCAGACCCATATACAAACCATTCTGCactgataaatgtgtgtgtgtgtgtgtgtgtgtgtgtgtctttcagcAAGCTGCCGTGCGACTGCAGTGTGTGTTGACTTTGCAGAAACTGTACGTGGAGAAGGATTTCATCAGCCGGTTAGAGCTCTTTACCAGCCGCTTTAaggtgaacacaaacacacagattatgtcattggaacacagtttaggatattttagatttagtccgagagctctcagtccctccattgaagctgtgtgtactgtttactgtccatgtccagaaaggtaataaaaacatcatcagagtagtccatgtgacatcagagggtcagttagaatttgttgaagcatcgaaaatacattttggtccaaaaatagcaaaaactgactgtattcagcattgtcttctcttccgtgtctgttgtgagagagagttcaaatcaaaacagtctggatatccagttcacgaacgaatcattcagctcatcaaatcgaactgaatcgttttaaacggtcaACGGTTTAAatttccaataagcattaatccacaaatgattaagatgttcactttttttaatgtggctgacactccctctgagttcaaacaaaccaatatcccggagtaatgcatgcactcacacagtacactgactgaactgctgtgatgaacaccgagccgaggcAGATagcgaacaatagactgactcgttcagatgcgtctgattcgtgaaccgaggagccgatgatactgcgcatgtgtgatttagcgtgaagcagaccgacacacagagcgtctgaaccgaactgattctgtgctagtgttatgggtgcaGGTAAACCAAAGggttgaatcaagggcaatcatcgcaaatgacgccattacgtcgagcgcaaaagaaccggtgaaccattttcttcaaccggtttattgaattgaactgtccgaaagaacttgAAATATTGTGATGTAATTTTGAAGCTATATCGCCCCCCACTGACAGGGAAACTAACCCTTTATACTCAGATGGATGTATGAGATCAAACCGTGTCAGACTGAAGCGCTCTCAGACCCGTGGCTCATCCCTGTTTTCTAACCCTGAATGAGAAGTGCTGTATAATTGTAGTAATTCATGGTTTATTTGGGGTATATTCATGTTTCAGCCGCTggtctttaaatgtgtgtttctCTGCTCAGGAACGGATTCTGTGCATGATTCTGGATAAAGACTCAGACGTGGCAGTGGAAACGGTGAAGCTGTTACTGCTCATTAAACAGTGAGATTCTGTTCATTAATTAGCTGCTTTAGATGTgtgttcacatttaacaaagtgATGTCGACCTGCTGTGAGTGTGAAaacatcgtgtgtgtgtgtgcgtgtgtgtgtgtgtgtgtgtgcgtgtgtgtgcgtgtgtgtgtgtgtgtgtgtgtgtgtgtgtgcgtgttgcttgtgtgcgtgtgtgcgcgtgtgcgtgtgtgtgtgtgtgtgtgtgcaggcagaCAGATGAAGGCCTGAGTGAGGAGGAGTGTGCTGCTGTGTATCCGCTGGTTTTTGCCACACACCGTGGTCTCGCCTGCGCAGCCGGACGATTCCTGTACCTCACGTATGTTCAGCTTCatcatgacatcatcatcatcatctcctcACAAACCATCAGAAGTGTcacgtgttgtgtgtgtgtgtgtgtgtgtgtgtgcaggctgtGCAGTGTGTTGGACGAGCGCTCAGACAAACGCAGTGTTTCTGTCCTCCGGTTGCTGGCACATTTCTTTATTGAGAGTGAGGTAAACCacatcccatcatgcattgcCCACATGCTTCTGTCTTCTCTTAGATCACATGATCGTTGTACTGTT contains:
- the LOC113058086 gene encoding leucine-rich repeat extensin-like protein 3 codes for the protein MMSAVRLLFLLLLPCMLEAKSLLNILKQEDGASVSIDSNKANEFLSSSRPRRSADPRWHRQSPDFQAYYRYYSSIGHTEGLYEVDRIRMLYQQMRHLEQVYGPNASYYQSKLGVPHLPPLPKCDPAKDKSCKPAPPPAPPPAAVKAPVTPPITQADVIYLCNSKDPQCKPHIVYMPSGAVPVLCDPRYHPTCKLEGPTPSPAPSKKYDPAPPPPPAPIVFKGMEYDCDPYWDPDCLIDRPPRPMKGKAPPPPPETDEDTPEPLGGVSKKYPQPYYGHLYPYNYGSELYDPLRHQYPAAETPDSA